The genome window GAGGGCGGTAGAGAAATTTCAATTAGAGATTTTTGCCTTTGTATTGATGGGAAATCATTATCATTTACTTTTGCGAACACCCCAGGCAAATCTTTCAAGAGCCATGCAATGGCTTAAGACTGCTTATAGTGTATACTACAATTTAAGGCATCAAAGATGTGGGCATCTTTTTCAAGGGTGATATAAAAGTATTCTGATTGGAGAGGAGTCATACTGGCAGAAATTAAGTTTTTACATTCACTTAAATCCAATTCGTGCAGGAATAGTTAAGGAATTAGATGAATACAAATGGAGTAGTTATCATGATTATGTAGGTAAGAAGAAAATACATAAGTGGGTTTGTAGTGAGGAGATATTGGGGGAGTTTGGAGGTAATAAGCAAGAGCAGAGGGTTAAATATCTTCAGTTGATAAGAGAGGCAGTTGGGCAGGAGAGTAAAATTCTTAAACTCGATGTTCAAGTTTTTTAAAGGTATAAAGATTTAACCGCAAAGAGCGCAAAGGAAGGTTTCGCAAAGGACGCAAAGAAAGGAAAACAGGTCTATAAACGAAAACGAACTTTCAAATATTGTT of bacterium contains these proteins:
- a CDS encoding transposase: MARPWRIQYEGAIYHVMSRGIERGTIFLTEEDYLRFLECLERAVEKFQLEIFAFVLMGNHYHLLLRTPQANLSRAMQWLKTAYSVYYNLRHQRCGHLFQG